A single region of the Dromaius novaehollandiae isolate bDroNov1 chromosome 27, bDroNov1.hap1, whole genome shotgun sequence genome encodes:
- the TMEM183A gene encoding transmembrane protein 183A, whose translation MAPRGRPVAAAMPKRGARKRLKFRADDVCSERVTVADYANSDPAVVKSGRVKKAVANAVQQEVKSLCGLEASCVPAEEVLSVSGESCDSSDEMDTKESINGRTASRKKKSKRHKENPDGDGGEEYPIDIWLLLASYIRPEDIVRFSLICKKAWTVTCTAAFWTRLYRRHYSLDAYLPLRLRPESMEKLHCLRACVIRSLYHMYEPFASRVSRNPAIPDSTPSTLKNSRCLLFWCKKIEGNRQESMWEFNFKFKKQSPRLKSNCCKGLQPPIQYEEVHTNPDQDCCLLQITTFNFIFVPIVMGMTFTLFTINVSTDMRHHRVRLVFQDAPVRNGKKPRLDQGVQVVLDPVHSVRLLDWWHPQYPFSPKA comes from the exons atggccccgcgcggccgccccgtaGCCGCCGCCATGCCCAAGCGGGGCGCCCGCAAGCGCCTCAAGTTCCGGGCCGACGACGTCTGCTCCGAGCGCG TGACGGTGGCAGATTATGCCAACTCAGACCCAGCTGTCGTGAAATCGGGACGTGTGAAAAAAGCTGTGGCCAATGCAGTTCAGCAGGAAG TAAAATCCCTCTGTGGTTTGGAAGCTTCTTGTGTTCCTGCTGAGGAAGTTCTCTCCGTATCTGGAGAGTCTTGTGACAGTAGCGATGAAATGGATACAAAGGAAAGCATCAACGGACGAACTGCGtctagaaaaaagaagagcaaaaggcACAAAG AAAATCCTGATGGTGATGGTGGAGAAGAATATCCCATAGATATCTGGCTGTTGCTGGCTTCCTACATTCGCCCTGAAGACATTGTCCGGTTTTCTCTGATTTGCAAGAAAGCCTGGACTGTTACTTGCACTGCCGCCTTTTGGACCAGGCTCTACAGAAG GCACTACAGTCTGGACGCGTACCTGCCTCTCCGCTTGCGACCAGAATCCATGGAGAAGCTGCACTGTCTCCGTGCATGTGTCATCCGGTCACTGTACCATATGTATGAACCTTTTGCATCTCGAGTCTCCAGGAATCCAGCTATTCCAGACAGTACTCCTAGCACTTTAAAAAATTCCAGA TGTCTGCTTTTCTGGTGCAAAAAGATTGAAGGGAACAGACAAGAATCAATGTGGGAATTCAATTTCAAGTTCAAAAAGCAG TCTCCCAGATTAAAGAGCAACTGTTGCAAAGGTCTTCAGCCACCCATTCAATATGAGGAAGTCCATACAAACCCTGATCAGGATTGCTGTCTACTGCAGATCACCACGTTTAACTTCATATTTGTGCCAATAGTCATGGGTATGACGTTTACCTTG ttcacCATCAATGTGAGTACAGACATGAGGCATCATCGTGTGCGCCTGGTGTTCCAGGATGCTCCTGTTCGCAATGGCAAGAAACCTCGCCTTGATCAAGGAGTACAGGTGGTGTTGGACCCAGTGCATAGCGTGCGGCTCCTGGATTGGTGGCACCCACAGTACCCCTTTTCTCCAAAAGCTTAG